The Acidobacteriota bacterium genome has a segment encoding these proteins:
- a CDS encoding PilZ domain-containing protein gives METVVVERRRHPRVARKDMTWREARLRTGDALSLLDIAAGGALVESRRRLLPGTAVVVHLVSANHAVSLRATVVRCTVCALDAHEGVVYRGALSFLEEAGVMRTAPPGW, from the coding sequence ATGGAAACCGTTGTAGTCGAGCGCCGGCGTCACCCGCGCGTGGCGCGGAAGGACATGACGTGGCGCGAGGCGCGGCTGCGGACGGGGGACGCGCTGTCGCTCCTGGACATTGCGGCGGGCGGCGCCCTCGTCGAATCGCGCCGTCGCCTTTTGCCGGGAACGGCGGTTGTCGTGCACCTTGTATCGGCGAACCACGCCGTCAGCCTGCGTGCGACCGTGGTGCGGTGCACGGTGTGCGCGCTCGACGCGCACGAGGGTGTGGTCTACCGGGGCGCGCTGTCCTTTCTCGAAGAGGCCGGAGTGATGCGAACCGCGCCGCCAGGCTGGTGA